One Hevea brasiliensis isolate MT/VB/25A 57/8 chromosome 6, ASM3005281v1, whole genome shotgun sequence genomic window, ATCTCAGTCCTTTCTGTTGCAGTTTGTCTTTCTTTAATCCTCTTTGGTCTTTGAGGGTTTTTGTAATGATGGAAGAACTGATGATCATGTCTCCTTGTTAATAATAATCACCACCCATTTCAACTCTCAGAGTTAGCGGGTGTTTATAAATAATACTTGTACCTTTTCTTTTCGTGGAGGTACACGAGAAGCAGTATATTTTTAATCCAATTTTTTGGAATCAAGTATTTTCAGTTCTATTTTTGTCTCTGGGAAGCATATGGTTTTATCATTGGGTTATTTTACCAAGTGATTTGTTCTTTCAACTTATGAATTGAGTGGCTAttaacattttattttatatgctATGTCAATAGATTAACACCTGCAATGGATTCTATTGCGACTATTTCTCTCCAAACAAGGCATACAAACCCAAGATGTGGACTGAAGCCTGGACTGGCTGGTAAGTTGCGTGCTCCTTGCCATGGTATGGTATCACTTCCTGTATATCAGTCATCCATACAAGAATTACAGGTTCATAGCATGCAGTGGTACATCAGCTGGTTACCTTTCAATATTTTCGCTTTTGCCTACAGGTTTACTGGATTCGGTAGTGCAGTTCCTTACAGACCAGCTGAAGATTTGGCGTTTTCAGTTGCAAGGTTTATACAGAAGGGAGGATCATTCATAAATTACTATATGGTAATTTAATAGTTTCTGGATTTACCAAGTGAGATGCTTTATGGAATAGTTATGCCAAGCTTTATATGCTTGTTTTTTTGGTTAGTATCATGGGGGAACAAATTTTGGGAGAACTGCTGGTGGTCCTTTCATTGCCACAAGTTATGATTATGATGCTCCGATCGATGAATATGGTATGCACAAAGATTTGATATTTTAATGTGATGTTTTCCTTGATGTTTATCCATTACTGCTTTGCTTAGTTTTAAGTAGAAACTTATAATTATGTTCTATGTCTTTTAAACTCGTATTGAGAAAAGGTGGGGTGCAATACCCAGATTGCTGTCAATAACCATCTTCCACATTTGTGGAGTTGGTGCTGCTGGCACTTCACCTTGAAGCAAGGGGCAGCTTAATAGCAAATGCTCTTGTTTCTGGTTAAATAATGGCTGTCCTCTTTGTTGTGGGGTAGTATATGTAATTGGTGAAATTATAGCAACTAAAAAGGACTTTCAAGAAGCTCAAATCTTACGTGACATCATCTGAAGTGTAATGCTGAAATGCTTGAGACTTTAAGCTAAAGGTCACTGAGATGATGATTGCCTATCAGCCTTTTGTCAAGTTGTTCTTTAAAAACTTTGGTTGCAGATCTCATTTTTGCCTTCTGTTAAGATTTTGATGGCTCAAAAACAGTTAAAATATCCCTAAACTAATAAAACTTGTCCATTTACATGTATCCAATGGTGTGGTGGGTCCATCCACCGGTCAAACAATAAATTAATGCTTTTTAAGGATAAGGAAAATACTACCATTAGTATTGATGTGATTTCTTTAATTAGTAAAATGTTTCCATTATTAAACAAGCTTTTAAAAAATTTCAACTTTTTTCATCTGTATATTTCTATAGCCACTTCTATAGCAGTTGTGACCTAAAATggattttaagtttattttgcaTCAATATGAAGGCCTGGAATACTTTTCTTTATGCAGGACTACTGAGGCAGCCTAAATGGGGCCATTTAAAGGATTTGCATAGAGCAATTAAGTTGTGTGAACCTGCTCTAGTATCTGGGAATCCAACTGTGATGCCTCTTGGAAATTATCAAGAGGTCAAATATTCCTTCTTCTATGATGAtgaaaaattcttttttttttttccagagggcatgtaactaaatttttacccCTTGCTTTCATCGTATATGTACAGGCCcatatatttaaatcaaagtctgGAGCTTGTGCTGCATTCCTTGCAAATTACAATCAGAGATCATTTTCAAAAGTGGCTTTTGGAAATTGGCATTACAACTTGCCTCCTTGGTCTATCAGCATTCTTCCAGACTGCAAGAACACTGTTTACAACACTGCAAGGGTCAGAATTTCTTCCTTACAAAATCTTTTGTAGTTAATTTCTTTGATTTTGCTCAACCAAAGTCCTCGCACAGGTTGGCGCACAAAGTGCACAAATGAAGATGGCTCCTGTTCCTGTGCATGGAGGATTCTCTTGGCAGGCATATAGTGAAGCGACAAATTCAGAAGGTGACAATACATTCACAATGGTTGGGTTGCTGGAGCAGATAAATACAACTAGAGATGCCTCAGACTATTTGTGGTACATGACAGAGTGAGTATTATAACTAAGCAAGATCTCCATTTTATTTTCAGTTAGCTTTTCAGTATTTTACAATCTATTAGTACTCTTTATCTACTACTTGGATTCTCATCTCTCTCTTGCTCTTCTGCCAACTGCAGTGTTAATATTGACCCCAGTGAAGGCTTTCTGAAGAGTGGAAAGTATCCTGTTCTTAATGTTCTATCAGCTGGCCATGCTTTGCATATTTTTGTCAACGGTCAATTATCAGGTTGGATATGTGTTCTATGGCTTGTATTATCCAGCTTTTTTGTCATAAATACAAAAAAGGAAAAGCTTGCATAAACCACATAAATAATTCTCATATTgttgtttgaattttttttttcttacagaAATatgtaattgtgaaaagttggtTTGTAATGTGTGGCCATGCTACTTTAATAGAAAGAATATTTTTTAAGTGTTAGGTTCTATCAGCTATCCAATAAGCCTTTGTCTAACCAGGGACACGGTTAAGTAATTTACACAACAGTTAATTTGAAGGTGTGAAGAGAAGTTTGTACACCAATCTTCCTTGATATTGCTTGCTGGAAGTATCTAAAATAACTTTGTTGACTCACAAATCACAATGTGTTGTTGATAGTTTGATGATTATTTTTCCTCTTACTCAGAACATTGATTTTCATAATCTTGAACAGGAACTGCATATGGAAGTTTAGAATTCCCAAAGTTGACATTTAGTCAAGGTGTCAAGATGAGAGCTGGTATCAACAAAATTTCTCTTCTCAGTATTGCTGTTGGTCTCCCGGTTCGTCTCTCTCTTACTTGCTTATGAATGTGCTAGCAAATTTATGCTCTAGAAGCAGTGCCTCTGATATCTGAACTTAACGCTACTTTTCTTTTGTTGCTCTTTGATTTTGGTGCAGAATGTTGGTCCGCACTTTGAGACATGGAATGCTGGTATCCTTGGCCCAGTGACATTGAATGGTCTAAATGAGGGAAGGAGAGACCTGTCATGGCAAAAGTGGTCCTACAAGGTATGTCTCTAAACATGGACATACCTCTTTCTGTACTGGTGACTGGTGTCCGAGGACTCATTGATTTACTTGCTGTCAATCAGATTGGTCTTGAGGGAGAAGCAATGAGTCTTCATTCACTCAGTGGGAGTTCATCAGTTGAGTGGGCTCCAGGGTCTTTTGTGTCCCGAAGGCAGCCACTTATGTGGTATAAAGTGAGTACTTAAAAGTTAAATTCAAAGATACGTTAGTAGGTTTAAAAATGTGTTACTTGGTATTGCATCTACAAGTATATTTTTAAAAGAAAGCATGTTTTCATAAGGAAAATTGCCCAAACAAGTTTTCAAAACATTCAATCCTTTTTTATCTCGTCTCTTCTAAAATTTTGTCTTCATTCTGGCTGTTAACCAAGAAGCATGCATCTTTTTCCTGCTCTGAAGGCGAGGGTGAATTGTTGCTTCTGTAACATGCTTTTCTTTAGGGAAGGAAACATATGTTTAATCAGCAAATTAGAGCACAGATCCAAGCACATATTTTACCGGCAGATTCTGGGGCTGCTGATTCTAGAACTGACATTCTTGTGTCATATTTCCAGACTACTTTCAATGCTCCAGCTGGAAATTCTCCATTGGCTTTAGATATGGGTAGCATGGGTAAAGGTCAAGTATGGATAAATGGACAGAGTGTTGGACGATACTGGCCTGCATATAAAGCAACTGGTACTTGTGGTGTCTGTAATTATGCAGGAACTTTTAATGAGAAGAAATGCTTAAGTAATTGTGGAGAGGCTTCACAGAGATGGTAAAAAAAGTTAACTCTTCCTGTTGATATCTTTTGTACAAACATATGGAATCCTTGAAAAACTTGCCAATAATTTATGATTTCTCAGGTACCATGTCCCTCGTTCATGGCTGAACCCAACAGGGAACTTGTTGGTTGTGTTTGAAGAATGGGGTGGGGACCCAAATGGGATTTCTCTGGTTAGAAGAGAAGTAGACAGTGTATGTGCTGATATTTACGAGTGGCAGCCTACTTTATTGAATTACATGATGCAAGCCTCTGGTAAAGTCAACAAGCCCCTGTGGCCAAAAGCCCATTTGGCATGTGGTCCTGGCCAGAAAATTTCATCAATTAAGTTTGCTAGCTTTGGAACACCAGAAGGGGCTTGCGGAAGTTATCGAGAAGGAAGCTGTCATGCCTTTCACTCTTATGATGCTTTTAACAGGGTATGTTAGTCTTTCTTTCCTGTTTCTATAATTTCATGCAGTAGGGTGATCATTTTTTGGATGCTAGAATGCCCTTATCAGTTCTCCAAGTCTGAGGAACAGGTTTCTTATTTCTTGCCAGCAAGTGTCATTACTATAAAGCAGTCCAAAACATGGACTCAAGGTTTATTCTACAGAATTTACTGATCATTTCTTGCATAACAAACAAATCAAGGATTTCTCATTTCAATAATTTGGTATTGCTCCAAACTTTCCAGAGGGTCACCTAGTTGATCATCCCAAATTTAGTTCTCACAGTGAAAATATACAGGACTGAGTTTAGAAAAACTTGGGCATTAGAAGTTGCGCATACCAGTCAACAGCACTTCAGGCTGGTCCACTGTTTGTGTTTTAATGTTATTTCCCTTGCCTGTTTTTCTCATCCTTTATGATCACTGATGTATGGTTTTATTCTTGCAGCTTTGTGTTGGGCAGAACTGGTGCTCAGTAACTGTAGCACCTGAAATGTTTGGAGGGGATCCGTGCCCAAATGTCATGAAGAAACTAGCTGTGGAGGCTATTTGCAGCTGATGACATAATATGTGGAGTAGATGAAATAAAGGAAGGTTCTTGATTAATTTTCTCACACTTCAACGCAGCAGcttcaatatattatttttttgggGTAAATTAACCTCATATCCAACGCCAATAggtccaccaccaccaccatttgTTGGCTTTTACAGGGTGAAGTTGTAAAAATATACAGCACACCTTCTGGTCAAAAAGCCCACAGAT contains:
- the LOC110642462 gene encoding beta-galactosidase 1, with translation MKKLAMCNNFLVVFILLGLWICSVSSSVSYDSKAITINGLRRILISGSIHYPRSSPEMWPDLIQKAKEGGLDVIQTYVFWNGHEPSPGKYYFEGNYDLVKFIKLVKQAGLYVHLRIGPYVCAEWNFGGFPVWLKFIPGINFRTDNGPFKAQMQKFTTKIVNMMKAERLFESQGGPIILSQIENEYGPMEYELGAPGEAYTKWAAKMAVGLGTGVPWVMCKQDDAPDPVINTCNGFYCDYFSPNKAYKPKMWTEAWTGWFTGFGSAVPYRPAEDLAFSVARFIQKGGSFINYYMYHGGTNFGRTAGGPFIATSYDYDAPIDEYGLLRQPKWGHLKDLHRAIKLCEPALVSGNPTVMPLGNYQEAHIFKSKSGACAAFLANYNQRSFSKVAFGNWHYNLPPWSISILPDCKNTVYNTARVGAQSAQMKMAPVPVHGGFSWQAYSEATNSEGDNTFTMVGLLEQINTTRDASDYLWYMTDVNIDPSEGFLKSGKYPVLNVLSAGHALHIFVNGQLSGTAYGSLEFPKLTFSQGVKMRAGINKISLLSIAVGLPNVGPHFETWNAGILGPVTLNGLNEGRRDLSWQKWSYKIGLEGEAMSLHSLSGSSSVEWAPGSFVSRRQPLMWYKTTFNAPAGNSPLALDMGSMGKGQVWINGQSVGRYWPAYKATGTCGVCNYAGTFNEKKCLSNCGEASQRWYHVPRSWLNPTGNLLVVFEEWGGDPNGISLVRREVDSVCADIYEWQPTLLNYMMQASGKVNKPLWPKAHLACGPGQKISSIKFASFGTPEGACGSYREGSCHAFHSYDAFNRLCVGQNWCSVTVAPEMFGGDPCPNVMKKLAVEAICS